A genome region from bacterium includes the following:
- a CDS encoding penicillin-binding protein activator LpoB, producing MGALLGGCAKTQVTRIDTDTDVDLSGGWNAGDSRRVSEAMIADCLASPWLNKHAMAAGKNPVIIVGSIRNKTSEHVATDIFLKDLERACVVSGMVDVVASADERDEIRGERMDQRVNADPETVKQMGLELGADYMLIGTINEQGDAAGGTEAFFFSTDLELVNIQTNQKVWIGNQKIHKVKQKGKFKG from the coding sequence ATGGGCGCCCTGCTGGGCGGCTGCGCCAAGACGCAGGTGACCCGCATCGACACGGACACGGACGTCGACCTCTCGGGCGGCTGGAACGCCGGCGACAGTCGCCGCGTCTCCGAGGCGATGATCGCCGACTGCCTCGCCTCGCCCTGGCTCAACAAGCACGCGATGGCGGCGGGCAAGAACCCTGTCATCATCGTGGGCAGTATCCGCAACAAGACCAGCGAGCACGTCGCCACCGACATCTTCCTCAAGGACCTCGAGCGGGCCTGCGTGGTCAGCGGCATGGTGGACGTGGTGGCCAGCGCGGACGAGCGCGACGAGATCCGCGGCGAGCGCATGGACCAGCGCGTCAACGCGGACCCGGAGACGGTCAAGCAGATGGGTCTGGAGCTGGGCGCCGACTACATGCTGATCGGCACGATCAACGAGCAGGGCGACGCGGCGGGCGGCACCGAGGCCTTCTTCTTTTCCACGGACCTCGAGCTGGTGAACATCCAGACCAACCAGAAGGTCTGGATCGGCAACCAGAAGATCCACAAGGTCAAGCAGAAGGGCAAGTTCAAGGGCTAG
- a CDS encoding cob(I)yrinic acid a,c-diamide adenosyltransferase, whose product MKIYTRGGDKGETGLIGGRRTAKDDPRIEAYGSVDELGAALGLADALDREGELSPLLRSIQRELFTIGSHLASPEPGAASLPPLDPAGPAQLEAWIDRLEADLPPLRQFILSGGAPQGASLQLARTVCRRAERRVVALASGGLNVSEGIVVYLNRLSDLLFVAARWANRRAGAHEEPWHID is encoded by the coding sequence ATGAAGATCTACACTCGCGGCGGTGACAAGGGAGAGACCGGCCTGATCGGGGGCCGGCGCACGGCCAAGGACGACCCGCGCATCGAGGCCTACGGCAGCGTCGACGAGCTGGGTGCTGCGCTCGGCCTGGCCGACGCCCTCGACCGCGAGGGCGAGCTGTCGCCCCTTCTGCGCTCGATCCAGCGCGAGCTCTTCACGATCGGCTCCCATCTTGCTTCGCCGGAGCCGGGGGCCGCCTCCCTGCCTCCACTCGACCCTGCGGGCCCGGCCCAGCTCGAGGCCTGGATCGACCGTTTGGAAGCGGACCTGCCGCCGCTCAGGCAGTTCATCCTCTCCGGGGGCGCGCCGCAGGGCGCCTCCCTCCAGCTCGCCCGCACGGTCTGCCGGCGGGCCGAGCGGCGGGTCGTGGCCCTCGCGAGCGGGGGACTAAACGTTTCCGAGGGCATCGTCGTCTATCTCAACCGTTTGTCCGATCTTCTCTTCGTTGCGGCCCGCTGGGCGAACCGGCGCGCGGGCGCCCACGAGGAACCCTGGCACATCGACTGA
- the nadE gene encoding NAD(+) synthase: MARFHKDILTLDAPRTADELARIVERQIVRRLGRQGAVLGVSGGIDSSTVVALACKALGPERVLGIAMPEQDSSPVSYELAKQLSAQYGFELILENLTPALTGLQCYPRRDEAVRRVFPDYTPACKFNIVLPANILDQDRLNIFRMNIEYPDGRRDTKRIPPKEYLQIVAASNMKQRVRMLMVYYHAEQRNYAVVGTGQKNEHDQGFFVKWGDGGADLKPIAHLYKTQVYALARALQVPEEILRRTPTTDTYSMETTQEDFYYSLPFLTMDLLHYAWKDPDTGAGEAAEAMGLTQAQVERVWKDFERKENTTEYLRLMPLHWDD, encoded by the coding sequence ATGGCCCGCTTCCACAAGGACATCCTCACCCTCGATGCTCCGCGAACTGCCGACGAGCTTGCCCGGATAGTGGAGCGGCAGATCGTTCGCCGCCTCGGTCGCCAGGGCGCCGTCCTGGGCGTGAGCGGCGGCATCGACAGCTCCACCGTGGTGGCGCTGGCCTGCAAGGCGCTGGGTCCGGAGCGGGTGCTCGGCATCGCGATGCCCGAGCAGGACTCGAGCCCGGTGAGCTACGAGCTGGCCAAGCAGCTGTCTGCGCAGTACGGCTTCGAGCTGATCCTCGAGAACCTGACGCCGGCGCTCACGGGGCTCCAGTGCTACCCGCGCCGCGACGAGGCGGTCAGGCGCGTCTTCCCCGACTACACGCCGGCGTGCAAGTTCAACATCGTGCTGCCGGCGAACATCCTGGACCAGGATCGCCTCAACATCTTCCGCATGAACATCGAGTACCCCGACGGCCGCCGCGACACCAAGCGCATCCCGCCCAAGGAGTACCTCCAGATCGTCGCCGCCAGCAACATGAAGCAGCGCGTGCGCATGCTGATGGTCTACTACCACGCCGAGCAGCGGAACTACGCGGTGGTGGGCACGGGCCAGAAGAACGAGCACGATCAGGGCTTCTTCGTGAAGTGGGGCGACGGCGGCGCCGACCTCAAGCCGATCGCGCACCTCTACAAGACGCAGGTCTACGCGCTCGCGCGGGCGCTCCAGGTGCCCGAGGAGATCCTCCGCCGCACGCCGACCACGGACACCTACTCGATGGAGACCACGCAGGAGGACTTCTACTACAGCCTGCCCTTCCTGACGATGGACCTGCTCCACTACGCCTGGAAGGATCCCGACACGGGCGCCGGCGAGGCCGCTGAGGCGATGGGCCTCACCCAAGCCCAGGTCGAGCGCGTGTGGAAGGACTTCGAGCGCAAGGAGAACACCACC
- a CDS encoding polyphenol oxidase family protein — MSSFSIGSAGPFPLGRFDGLAALPGLAHGVSTREGPDLRAATDSPDHALAARQLAAALGLTGAAWLRQVHGARVTRARVAGFLGEGDALISAQPGLALIVRSADCPLVLAAALDGRGRPTAVGVAHASWRSTVAGIAPRMLLALALLAGHSPGRLRVALAPSAGPCCYEVGPEVREAAVAEHGRAAGAWFPERGGRLIFDLWRANAEQLALAGLPPGRLELAGVCTICEDAHFHSWRRDGAAAGRFAAVIGLRA; from the coding sequence ATGAGCAGCTTCAGCATCGGCTCCGCCGGGCCCTTCCCGCTCGGCCGCTTCGACGGCCTCGCCGCCCTGCCCGGTCTCGCCCACGGCGTGAGCACCCGCGAAGGGCCCGACCTCCGCGCGGCCACCGACTCGCCCGATCACGCCCTCGCCGCCCGCCAGCTCGCCGCGGCCCTCGGCCTGACCGGCGCCGCCTGGCTCCGCCAGGTTCACGGCGCGCGGGTGACGCGGGCCCGGGTGGCGGGCTTCCTCGGCGAAGGCGACGCCCTGATCAGCGCCCAGCCCGGTCTCGCCCTCATCGTGCGCAGCGCCGACTGCCCGCTGGTCCTCGCGGCGGCGCTGGACGGCCGCGGCCGACCCACCGCCGTCGGCGTGGCCCACGCCTCCTGGCGCAGCACGGTGGCGGGCATCGCGCCGCGCATGCTGCTCGCCCTCGCCCTGCTCGCGGGCCATTCGCCCGGGCGCCTGCGGGTGGCCCTCGCCCCCTCGGCCGGCCCTTGCTGCTACGAGGTGGGCCCCGAGGTGCGGGAGGCGGCCGTCGCCGAGCACGGCAGGGCGGCCGGCGCCTGGTTTCCCGAGCGCGGCGGCCGCCTGATCTTCGACCTCTGGCGCGCCAACGCCGAGCAGCTCGCGCTCGCCGGCCTTCCCCCTGGGCGCCTGGAGCTGGCCGGGGTCTGCACGATCTGCGAGGACGCCCATTTCCACTCCTGGCGCCGGGACGGGGCTGCCGCCGGGCGTTTCGCGGCAGTCATCGGCCTGCGCGCCTGA